A region of Gracilinanus agilis isolate LMUSP501 chromosome 3, AgileGrace, whole genome shotgun sequence DNA encodes the following proteins:
- the LOC123239117 gene encoding olfactory receptor 958-like — MEIKNHTVVTEFILLGIPHTEGQEQVLFIVFLIFYLCTLLGNLLILVAVMSDSRLHTPMYFFLCNLSVLDIGFSSVSTPKMLANLLVRNQVISLGGCMSQVFFYHFLGSTECLLYTVMAYDRFAAICHPLRYTIIMNRRVCAVLAAATWFITSFHATILTTLTFQLPYCGSNVVDYFFCDIFPVVKLACGNTLTIETVSFTNVGLVGMICFLLILASYIRIVIAILKMHSVEGRRKAASTCVSHISVVTLFFGPCALIYTQPSLSEVLVTPVQIFGNVVTPMLNPTIYTLRNKDVKGALKKLIGEHREVTR, encoded by the coding sequence ATGGAGATAAAGAACCACACTGTAGTGACTGAGTTCATCCTCCTTGGCATTCCACACACAGAAGGGCAGGAACAAGTGCTCTTCATTGTCTTCTTGATCTTCTACCTTTGTACCCTGCTGGGGAACCTTCTCATCCTTGTGGCAGTGATGTCTGATTCCCGCCTCCACACTCCTATGTATTTCTTCCTGTGTAATTTATCTGTTCTAGATATTGGCTTCTCCTCAGTCAGTACTCCCAAGATGTTGGCAAACCTTCTTGTGAGGAATCAAGTCATTTCTTTGGGTGGTTGTATGTCCCAAGTCTTCTTCTATCACTTCTTGGGCAGTACTGAGTGTCTGCTGTATACTGTGATGGCCTATGACAGATTTGCTGCCATCTGCCACCCATTACGTTACACCATCATCATGAACCGCCGGGTATGTGCTGTTCTGGCTGCTGCGACCTGGTTCATCACCTCTTTCCATGCCACTATCCTCACCACACTAACTTTCCAGCTGCCCTACTGTGGTTCCAATGTAGTGGATTACTTCTTCTGTGACATCTTCCCCGTGGTCAAGTTAGCCTGCGGCAATACCCTTACCATTGAGACAGTGAGCTTTACCAATGTTGGTCTTGTGGGCATGATCTGCTTCCTCCTTATTTTGGCTTCCTACATCCGCATTGTGATTGCTATCCTGAAGATGCATTCAGTTGAGGGCAGGCGCAAGGCAGCATCCACTTGTGTATCTCACATTTCTGTTGTCACGCTGTTTTTTGGACCCTGTGCCCTCATCTACACCCAGCCATCTCTGAGTGAAGTGCTAGTCACTCCTGTTCAAATCTTTGGCAACGTTGTCACCCCCATGCTTAATCCCACAATCTATACCCTTAGAAATAAAGATGTCAAGGGAGCATTGAAGAAGCTGATTGGGGAACATAGGGAGGTCACTAGATGA